The Nitrosopumilus cobalaminigenes genome contains a region encoding:
- a CDS encoding NAD(P)/FAD-dependent oxidoreductase, which produces MSEEHNYDLVVVGGGPAGSSAAFAAATNGIKVALLEKEESIAETVRTSGVTWIQNIKEFGIPDDCFNPIKNFSFCSPNNEVTISDVVPRAAVLDVRKTYRWLANEAKKQGVDIFVKMNIKNIIKNKNGDIIGVKGIGSNGETTFHSKVVIDATGFPSTVCKAMGFATQWERFGAGAEYEVKAENVDEDTWWLMVGQEYSPAGYAWIFPLGNNIVRIGVGVGKPESNVDPTQRLKEIMEKKLGPIKKLGELTEIEFHYGLIPNDGLSRKTVFNNLILVGDSAGQANPLVLEGIRYAIKFGRVAGKVVADAVKSGKTDEKSLYPYEENWRKEIESKINSAGKVQDRWIGLTDDEWDKELDIIKELKSEEFIDFIKADFGLSNMIKLATHHPKLAVRQLFNLVKGKK; this is translated from the coding sequence TTGTCTGAAGAACATAATTATGATTTAGTAGTTGTTGGGGGAGGACCTGCAGGATCGTCAGCCGCATTTGCAGCTGCAACAAATGGAATCAAAGTTGCGCTACTTGAAAAAGAAGAATCCATTGCAGAAACAGTGAGAACTAGCGGAGTCACATGGATTCAAAATATTAAAGAATTTGGAATTCCAGATGATTGTTTTAATCCAATCAAAAATTTTTCATTTTGTTCACCAAATAATGAAGTTACAATTAGCGATGTTGTTCCAAGAGCTGCAGTATTGGATGTCAGAAAAACATACAGATGGTTAGCTAATGAAGCAAAAAAACAAGGAGTGGATATTTTTGTAAAGATGAATATCAAAAATATAATCAAAAATAAAAACGGAGACATTATAGGAGTTAAAGGAATAGGTTCCAACGGAGAAACAACATTTCATTCCAAAGTGGTAATTGATGCAACAGGATTTCCTTCAACAGTTTGTAAAGCAATGGGATTTGCAACTCAATGGGAAAGGTTTGGCGCAGGTGCAGAATATGAAGTAAAAGCTGAAAATGTTGATGAAGATACATGGTGGTTAATGGTAGGGCAAGAATATTCCCCAGCTGGATATGCGTGGATTTTCCCATTAGGGAATAATATCGTAAGAATCGGTGTAGGGGTAGGAAAGCCTGAATCAAATGTCGACCCCACACAAAGACTCAAAGAAATCATGGAGAAAAAATTAGGCCCAATAAAAAAACTAGGAGAATTAACTGAGATAGAATTTCACTATGGGTTAATTCCCAATGACGGATTGTCTAGAAAAACAGTTTTCAATAATTTGATTCTGGTTGGAGATTCAGCAGGACAAGCAAATCCATTGGTATTGGAAGGAATCAGATATGCAATAAAATTCGGAAGAGTTGCAGGAAAAGTAGTAGCAGATGCAGTAAAGTCAGGAAAAACAGATGAAAAATCACTTTATCCTTATGAGGAGAATTGGAGAAAAGAGATTGAATCAAAAATTAATTCAGCAGGAAAAGTTCAAGATAGATGGATAGGGTTAACAGATGATGAATGGGACAAAGAGCTAGACATCATTAAAGAATTAAAATCTGAAGAATTCATTGATTTTATCAAAGCAGATTTTGGATTATCCAACATGATCAAACTAGCAACTCACCATCCAAAACTTGCGGTAAGACAGCTCTTTAATTTAGTAAAAGGGAAAAAATAA
- a CDS encoding SDR family NAD(P)-dependent oxidoreductase yields MRLNEKVAIVTGASSDIGKGIAKRFAEEGAKVILVARNLERLEATRKEIGNEESTASISCDLTDESQVLQAVNQIMDTYGKIDILVNNAGAINDPIHFHEMQDADIKKLIDVNLLGVFHMTKAALTKMSDVKNGAIVNVGSISSERAIPRVHLAVYSSTKAAISMFTKSIAVEYARRNIRCNCVNPGIINSGMIKPYLDDPQARKVLEERLPLARVGEPEDVANAVLYLASDEANWVTGTILNVDGGKTASEG; encoded by the coding sequence ATGCGATTAAATGAAAAAGTTGCCATAGTCACAGGAGCATCTAGTGACATTGGAAAAGGTATTGCAAAGAGATTTGCAGAAGAAGGTGCAAAAGTAATCCTAGTTGCAAGAAATTTGGAACGATTGGAAGCAACTAGAAAAGAAATTGGCAATGAAGAGTCCACAGCATCAATTTCATGTGATTTGACAGATGAATCCCAAGTATTGCAAGCTGTAAATCAAATTATGGATACATATGGAAAAATCGATATTTTGGTAAATAATGCCGGAGCAATTAATGACCCAATACATTTTCACGAAATGCAAGATGCAGATATTAAAAAATTAATTGACGTAAACTTGTTAGGAGTGTTTCATATGACAAAAGCAGCTTTAACAAAAATGTCAGATGTTAAAAATGGTGCAATAGTTAATGTGGGCTCAATTTCTAGTGAAAGAGCAATTCCAAGAGTTCACTTGGCAGTATATTCATCTACAAAAGCTGCAATTTCGATGTTTACAAAATCAATTGCAGTTGAATATGCAAGAAGAAACATCAGATGTAATTGTGTAAATCCAGGAATTATTAATTCTGGAATGATAAAACCATATCTTGATGATCCTCAAGCAAGAAAAGTTCTTGAAGAAAGATTGCCACTTGCAAGAGTTGGAGAACCAGAAGATGTTGCAAATGCTGTACTTTACTTGGCTTCAGATGAAGCAAACTGGGTTACAGGAACCATTCTAAATGTAGATGGCGGCAAAACAGCTTCAGAAGGATGA